A genomic region of Halichondria panicea chromosome 5, odHalPani1.1, whole genome shotgun sequence contains the following coding sequences:
- the LOC135335734 gene encoding E3 ubiquitin-protein ligase TRIM71-like codes for MASNTNSSATCGICLELYQDPRMLNCLHSFCKKCLEKRLDDGPSKSSLACPTCNESSSLSSCGIESLSKDHRKTYEAEVAEFEGLIKGEKSVSCDHCVKRERAALFCCSCCEFLCEKCADHHRSWRKTQNHELVSCTKQGGKKNILKSVAHKPLTCSVHSKESLDYYCNTCNDLLCIRCVVGKHKEHAYEEMDSAREKEISELISYLGKAEAAKGKLKNSISQVEKVMQGVQAKHKEVDQKINEMFNHLQCKLKARKNALLAKSADVALGKETALTLQGEELKKMEHSLSEICSKLESVTQEYTAVEMLSAKHPITIRAQQLLDTFDISSLDPCKLDIMPVSLLSTQLENEIDAFGAVCGGCMPGRSTIDLVKPTAAVGKERKLLLTARDGNGKLFPHGGELVKVSLALMGSNEAGISGVVVDKKDGTYGISFTPNTAGEHKLSITISNEQIEESPFALYVRQPRNYTSLSACSRTFSVSSSSGDVAVDDDNNVYIAVNGHHCISVFDQNGSNIRTIGTARSIGSADSQFNNPLGIALKGDIMYVADTNNNRIKKLTLDGKFISKFGSSGSGNEQLSDPRGIAIDKNGRVFVSESINQRVSVFQSDGEFSHHIQGNAADNSTLAYPWGLAFDNEENLHVADYTSHLIKVFTPEGKFVSQYGSGIIQSPAGIAINDEGFTFIGEHKSTRSRLIILNSQHQQVHTIQNFNYVLGVCNDKDGNVFVCDHSNKRVMKY; via the coding sequence ATGGCCTCCAATACCAACTCCTCTGCAACCTGTGGCATATGCTTAGAGCTGTACCAAGATCCACGCATGCTCAATTGCCTACACTCATTCTGCAAAAAATGCTTGGAAAAGAGACTCGACGACGGACCTTCTAAATCGAGCCTAGCCTGCCCCACGTGCAATGAATCCTCCTCTCTGTCTAGTTGTGGTATAGAGTCACTATCAAAAGATCATAGGAAGACTTATGAAGCAGAGGTGGCTGAATTTGAAGGCTTGATCAAAGGTGAAAAATCTGTTTCTTGCGATCACTGtgtgaagagagagagagctgcTTTGTTTTGTTGTAGCTGCTGCGAGTTTCTCTGTGAGAAATGTGCTGACCATCATCGCTCATGGAGGAAGACTCAAAACCACGAGTTAGTTAGTTGCACTAAACAAGGTGGAAAGAAAAATATATTGAAGAGTGTAGCTCACAAGCCTCTTACCTGCTCAGTGCACTCGAAGGAATCTCTCGACTATTACTGCAACACATGCAACGACCTGCTCTGCATTCGCTGTGTAGTTGGAAAGCACAAAGAACATGCTTACGAAGAAATGGATTCTGCTCGAGAGAAGGAGATATCTGAGCTTATTTCTTACCTTGGGAAAGCAGAGGCTGCAAAGGGCAAGTTGAAGAATTCCATTTCACAAGTGGAAAAAGTTATGCAAGGTGTTCAAGCAAAACATAAGGAAGTCGATCAGAAAATCAATGAAATGTTTAACCACCTTCAGTGTAAACTAAAAGCTCGAAAAAATGCACTCTTGGCCAAAAGTGCTGATGTGGCACTTGGCAAAGAGACAGCGCTTACTCTCCAGGGTGAAGAGCTCAAGAAAATGGAACATTCTCTTTCTGAAATTTGTTCAAAGCTAGAGTCAGTCACGCAAGAGTACACAGCCGTAGAAATGCTCTCTGCCAAACACCCGATAACGATTCGAGCTCAACAACTTCTCGATACATTTGATATATCCTCTCTTGATCCTTGCAAGCTAGATATAATGCCAGTATCTCTCCTTAGCACTCAACTTGAAAACGAAATCGATGCTTTTGGAGCAGTGTGTGGTGGTTGCATGCCAGGACGAAGTACAATTGATCTAGTGAAGCCAACTGCTGCTGTAGGGAAGGAGAGGAAGTTACTTCTCACTGCAAGAGATGGAAATGGAAAACTTTTTCCTCATGGGGGTGAACTGGTGAAAGTTTCGCTGGCCCTGATGGGTTCAAATGAAGCAGGGATCTCTGGTGTTGTAGTCGACAAGAAGGATGGTACTTATGGTATTAGCTTCACACCAAACACAGCTGGTGAACACAAGCTATCCATCACCATTAGCAACGAGCAAATTGAGGAGAGTCCATTTGCACTCTATGTTCGACAGCCGAGAAATTACACATCGTTGTCTGCGTGTTCTCGTACATTTTCAGTTTCTAGTTCCTCTGGTGATGTTGCCGTTGACGATGACAACAATGTGTACATTGCTGTAAATGGACATCACTGCATCTCAGTGTTTGATCAAAATGGTTCCAACATTCGAACCATAGGAACAGCCAGAAGCATCGGATCTGCAGACAGTCAGTTCAACAACCCACTTGGAATTGCCTTAAAAGGAGACATCATGTATGTAGCTGACACAAATAACAATCGAATAAAAAAACTTACTTTGGACGGCAAGTTCATTTCCAAGTTTGGTTCAAGTGGTTCTGGGAATGAACAGTTGAGCGACCCTCGAGGAATCGCTATTGACAAGAATGGAAGAGTGTTTGTATCAGAGAGCATTAATCAGCGGGTTTCTGTGTTCCAATCTGATGGTGAATTCTCTCACCACATTCAAGGCAATGCTGCTGACAATAGCACTCTCGCTTACCCATGGGGATTAGCATTTGATAATGAGGAGAATCTACATGTTGCTGACTATACCTCCCACTTGATCAAAGTGTTCACTCCAGAAGGCAAATTTGTCTCCCAGTACGGCAGTGGGATTATCCAATCTCCAGCAGGAATCGCTATTAACGATGAAGGTTTTACATTTATCGGTGAACATAAGAGCACGAGAAGTCGATTGATTATTCTGAATTCCCAGCACCAGCAAGTCCATACTATACAGAACTTTAATTATGTCCTTGGAGTTTGTAACGACAAAGATGGTAATGTTTTTGTGTGCGATCACAGCAACAAACGTGTCATGAAGTACTAG